A region from the Lysobacter sp. BMK333-48F3 genome encodes:
- a CDS encoding 2OG-Fe(II) oxygenase has product MQIVRHNDRVFTLAPLLAPDECAELIALAEAHGFEPAGVRTAAGGQKPMAHVRNNERAVFESPHWIDTLWRRLREAGLPTLDGEIAVGLPRALRFYKYGPGQRFRMHKDGPWSEDGRLSRLTLLVYLNDGFAGGDTDFRQFRVVPRTGEGLLFVHDTWHEGAAVERGTKYALRSDVMYAAPR; this is encoded by the coding sequence ATGCAGATCGTCCGCCACAACGACCGCGTCTTCACCCTGGCGCCGCTGCTGGCGCCGGACGAATGCGCCGAACTGATCGCGTTGGCCGAAGCGCACGGCTTCGAGCCCGCCGGCGTGCGCACCGCCGCCGGCGGCCAGAAGCCGATGGCGCATGTGCGCAACAACGAGCGCGCGGTATTCGAATCGCCGCATTGGATCGACACCCTGTGGCGGCGCCTGCGCGAGGCCGGCCTGCCGACGCTGGACGGCGAGATCGCGGTCGGCCTGCCGCGCGCGTTGCGCTTCTACAAGTACGGCCCCGGCCAGCGCTTCCGCATGCACAAGGACGGGCCCTGGAGCGAGGACGGCCGGCTCAGCAGGCTGACCCTGCTGGTCTATCTCAACGACGGCTTCGCCGGCGGCGACACCGACTTCCGCCAGTTCCGGGTCGTGCCGCGCACCGGCGAGGGCCTGCTGTTCGTCCACGACACCTGGCACGAGGGCGCGGCGGTCGAGCGCGGCACCAAGTACGCGCTGCGTTCGGACGTGATGTACGCCGCGCCGCGCTGA
- a CDS encoding diguanylate cyclase has protein sequence MNTTQSAVPVRSRRSAAAFRLLCLALLCALFAAIAPARAHSVLDLDRSRRAVELAPYTAYYHDPGGRLELDGARRSMLDGRFQPLPGGRNSFGFQPGAFWFHIAMRNRNAEVPRWLLVQEFALSDRLDVYTVRADGVATYQAGGDSLPFAARAIRYRHPNFWIDLPPGETVDVFVRVRSQSSMQVPLTLYTPSAFTELARDAQLGIGLYYGILAALFFYNLVLWLSLRDSSYFWYLFHICAFGLVLLTLNGLGFEYLWPHSPWLADHSVPLSICLAQIGMQQFAREFLGLRQRWRGGDYVGLAMIAFFVVLGLAATRLPYRIATPIASAAVFVSIAWIAVESLVAMRRGYKPARLFLLAWSAFLLGTGMFAAIAFDLLPKMFITEYGVQIGSALEMLLLSVALGYRYSSLRSENERIVREARDQLEHKVELRTLELRQALVQLEDAHERLRETSQRDALTGLHNRSHFREAFESLLHRSRRQRRPLVLMMIDLDHFKQINDRYGHLIGDECLRWAAGLIAQVLIPHHALLARFGGEEFVAVLPDHDLDAGARVAEELRQRLTAQPCPSRSRDIPVTASIGVHEIAPEADLGVEAALQFADQALYLAKAEGRDCVRVWGEERLAS, from the coding sequence ATGAACACGACCCAGTCCGCCGTGCCCGTCCGCTCGCGCCGCTCCGCCGCGGCGTTCCGCCTGCTCTGCCTGGCCCTGCTCTGCGCCCTGTTCGCCGCGATCGCGCCGGCCCGCGCGCATAGCGTGCTCGACCTCGACCGCAGCCGCCGCGCGGTCGAGCTGGCGCCGTACACCGCCTACTACCACGACCCCGGCGGCCGGCTCGAACTCGACGGCGCGCGCCGCTCGATGCTCGACGGCCGCTTCCAGCCGCTGCCCGGCGGGCGCAACTCGTTCGGCTTCCAGCCCGGCGCGTTCTGGTTCCATATCGCGATGCGCAACCGCAACGCCGAAGTGCCGCGCTGGCTGCTGGTGCAGGAGTTCGCGCTCAGCGACCGGCTCGACGTCTACACCGTGCGCGCCGACGGCGTCGCCACCTACCAGGCCGGCGGCGACAGCCTGCCGTTCGCGGCGCGCGCGATCCGCTACCGCCACCCGAATTTCTGGATCGACCTGCCGCCCGGCGAAACCGTCGACGTGTTCGTGCGCGTGCGCAGCCAAAGCTCGATGCAGGTGCCGCTGACCCTGTACACGCCCAGCGCCTTCACCGAACTGGCGCGCGACGCCCAGCTCGGCATCGGCCTGTACTACGGCATCCTCGCCGCGCTGTTCTTCTACAACCTGGTGCTGTGGCTGAGCCTGCGCGACTCCAGCTACTTCTGGTACCTGTTCCACATCTGCGCCTTCGGCCTGGTGCTGCTGACCCTCAACGGCCTGGGCTTCGAATACCTGTGGCCGCATTCGCCGTGGCTGGCCGACCACTCGGTGCCCTTGTCGATCTGCCTGGCCCAGATCGGCATGCAGCAGTTCGCGCGCGAATTCCTAGGCCTGCGTCAGCGCTGGCGCGGCGGCGATTACGTCGGCCTGGCGATGATCGCGTTCTTCGTCGTGCTCGGCCTGGCCGCGACCCGCCTGCCCTACCGCATCGCCACGCCGATCGCCTCGGCGGCGGTGTTCGTCAGCATCGCCTGGATCGCGGTCGAAAGCCTGGTGGCGATGCGCCGCGGCTACAAGCCGGCGCGGCTGTTCCTGCTGGCCTGGTCGGCGTTCCTGCTCGGCACCGGCATGTTCGCCGCGATCGCCTTCGACCTGCTGCCGAAGATGTTCATCACCGAGTACGGGGTGCAGATCGGCTCGGCCCTGGAAATGCTGCTGCTCTCGGTCGCCCTGGGCTATCGCTACTCGTCGCTGCGCAGCGAGAACGAGCGGATCGTGCGCGAGGCGCGCGACCAGCTCGAGCACAAGGTCGAACTGCGCACCCTGGAGCTGCGCCAGGCCCTGGTCCAGCTCGAGGACGCGCACGAGCGGCTGCGCGAAACCAGCCAGCGCGATGCCCTGACCGGCCTGCACAACCGCAGCCATTTCCGCGAGGCCTTCGAATCGCTGCTGCACCGCTCGCGCCGCCAGCGCCGGCCGCTGGTGCTGATGATGATCGACCTGGACCACTTCAAGCAGATCAACGACCGCTACGGCCACCTGATCGGCGACGAATGCCTGCGCTGGGCCGCCGGCCTGATCGCCCAGGTGCTGATCCCGCACCACGCCCTGCTGGCCCGCTTCGGCGGCGAGGAATTCGTCGCCGTGCTGCCCGACCACGACCTCGACGCCGGCGCCCGGGTCGCCGAGGAACTGCGCCAGCGCCTGACCGCCCAGCCCTGCCCCAGCCGCAGCCGCGACATCCCGGTCACCGCCAGCATCGGCGTGCACGAGATCGCGCCGGAGGCGGACCTGGGCGTGGAAGCGGCCTTGCAGTTCGCCGACCAGGCGCTGTACCTGGCCAAGGCCGAGGGCCGCGATTGCGTGCGGGTGTGGGGCGAGGAGCGGCTGGCGTCGTGA
- a CDS encoding YerC/YecD family TrpR-related protein, with protein sequence MKRRSTDLDPSQDALADLADAFAGLRSAEQVRAFLEDLCTPAELEAMSDRWRVVPLLEQGVPYREIHDRTQVSVTTIGRVARVLERGAGGYAAALHRRPGRHR encoded by the coding sequence ATGAAGCGCCGCAGCACCGACCTCGACCCCAGCCAGGACGCGCTCGCCGACCTCGCCGACGCGTTCGCCGGCCTGCGCAGCGCCGAGCAGGTGCGGGCCTTCCTCGAGGACCTGTGCACCCCGGCCGAGCTGGAAGCGATGAGCGACCGCTGGCGGGTCGTGCCCCTGCTCGAACAGGGCGTGCCCTACCGCGAGATCCACGACCGCACCCAGGTCAGCGTGACCACCATCGGCCGCGTCGCGCGCGTGCTCGAACGCGGCGCCGGCGGCTATGCCGCGGCTCTGCACCGTCGCCCCGGCCGACATCGTTGA
- the hisG gene encoding ATP phosphoribosyltransferase yields the protein MSPPASAVARDRLRIAIQKSGRLADPARALLAACGLSWRESRDRLFCYGETLPVDLLLVRDDDIPGLIADGVCDLGVVGRNVLLEQDGDRRGQGRAAAFREWRPLGFGGCRLAIAVPDAWHWEGPQQLSGKRIATSYPALLSQWLAEQRVDAQVVLLSGSVEIAPRLGQAEAICDLVSSGATLGANQLKAVQTLVESEAVLAGPVERFDDVRGELADLLLRRLDGAMRVRNSKLLMFQAPRDLLGELLPLLPDAEAPTVMRLDNGDDVALQALCHGAVTWQRLEELKRAGARGLMVLPVEGMLA from the coding sequence ATGAGCCCTCCTGCCAGCGCCGTCGCGCGCGACCGCCTGCGCATCGCGATCCAGAAGTCCGGCCGCCTCGCCGATCCGGCGCGCGCCCTGCTGGCCGCCTGCGGCCTGAGCTGGCGCGAGAGCCGCGATCGCTTGTTCTGCTACGGCGAGACCCTGCCGGTCGATCTGCTGCTGGTGCGCGACGACGACATCCCCGGGCTGATCGCCGACGGCGTCTGCGACCTCGGCGTGGTCGGCCGCAACGTATTGTTGGAGCAGGACGGCGACCGCCGCGGCCAGGGCCGCGCGGCGGCGTTCCGCGAGTGGCGCCCGCTCGGTTTCGGCGGCTGCCGGCTGGCGATCGCGGTGCCCGACGCCTGGCATTGGGAAGGGCCGCAGCAGCTGAGCGGCAAGCGCATCGCCACCAGCTACCCGGCGCTGCTGAGCCAGTGGCTGGCCGAACAGCGCGTCGACGCGCAGGTGGTGCTGCTGTCGGGCTCGGTCGAAATCGCCCCGCGCCTGGGCCAGGCCGAGGCGATCTGCGACCTGGTCTCCAGCGGCGCCACCCTGGGCGCGAACCAGCTCAAGGCGGTGCAGACCCTGGTCGAGAGCGAGGCGGTGCTGGCCGGCCCGGTCGAGCGCTTCGACGACGTGCGCGGCGAACTGGCCGACCTGCTGCTGCGCCGGCTCGACGGCGCGATGCGGGTTCGCAACAGCAAGCTGCTGATGTTCCAGGCCCCGCGCGACCTGCTCGGCGAACTGCTGCCGTTGCTGCCCGACGCCGAGGCGCCGACGGTGATGCGCCTGGACAACGGCGACGACGTGGCCTTGCAGGCGCTGTGCCACGGCGCGGTGACCTGGCAACGGCTGGAAGAGCTCAAGCGCGCCGGCGCGCGCGGCCTGATGGTGCTGCCGGTGGAGGGCATGCTGGCATGA
- the hisD gene encoding histidinol dehydrogenase, whose product MQRLQWDALDEAAREQALRRPAQQTRADTAAAVAEILAAVRRDGDAALRLYAERFDGRAPQRFAVSTEEFEQAERALSPALRAAIDEAGERIARFHEAGMTRPYALDTADGVRCERVLRPIRRVGLYVPAGSAPLPSTALMLGVPAQLAGCREVALCTPPRADGSADPAVLYAARRCGIERVYKLGGAQAIAAMAFGTDSVGKCDKLFGPGNAYVTEAKRQVALLEGGAAIDLPAGPSEVLVIADAGARADFVAADLLSQAEHGPDSQVILLSDDAALLDAVDAELERQLAALSRADTARAALGASRSIRVDSIGAALAVSNRYAPEHLILALRDARAWLGEVEAAGSVFLGDWAPEALGDYCSGTNHVLPTSGAARYAGGVNVASFQVAITVQEVQPQGLRAIGPCAVELATAEGLDAHREAVALRLRAVAA is encoded by the coding sequence ATGCAACGCCTGCAATGGGATGCGCTGGACGAAGCCGCGCGCGAGCAGGCCCTGCGCCGTCCGGCGCAACAGACCCGCGCCGATACCGCCGCGGCCGTGGCGGAGATTCTCGCCGCGGTGCGCCGCGACGGCGACGCCGCGCTGCGTCTTTACGCCGAGCGCTTCGACGGCCGCGCGCCGCAGCGTTTCGCGGTCTCGACCGAGGAATTCGAGCAGGCCGAGCGCGCGTTGAGCCCGGCGTTGCGCGCGGCGATCGACGAGGCCGGCGAACGCATCGCCCGCTTCCACGAAGCCGGCATGACCCGTCCCTATGCCCTGGACACCGCCGACGGCGTGCGCTGCGAGCGGGTGCTGCGGCCGATCCGCCGGGTCGGCCTGTACGTGCCGGCCGGTTCGGCGCCGCTGCCTTCGACCGCGCTGATGCTGGGCGTGCCGGCGCAGTTGGCCGGCTGCCGCGAGGTCGCCCTGTGCACGCCGCCGCGCGCCGACGGCAGCGCCGACCCGGCGGTGCTGTACGCCGCGCGCCGCTGCGGCATCGAACGCGTGTACAAGCTCGGCGGCGCCCAGGCCATCGCCGCGATGGCCTTCGGCACCGACAGCGTCGGCAAGTGCGACAAGCTGTTCGGGCCCGGCAACGCCTACGTCACCGAGGCCAAGCGCCAGGTCGCCTTGCTCGAGGGCGGGGCGGCGATCGACCTACCGGCCGGGCCGTCCGAGGTGCTGGTGATCGCCGACGCCGGCGCGCGCGCCGACTTCGTCGCCGCCGACCTGCTGTCGCAGGCCGAGCACGGCCCGGATTCGCAGGTGATCCTGCTCAGCGACGATGCGGCCCTGCTCGACGCGGTCGACGCCGAACTCGAACGCCAGTTGGCCGCGCTGTCGCGCGCCGACACCGCGCGCGCCGCGCTGGGCGCTTCGCGTTCGATCCGGGTCGATTCGATCGGCGCCGCGCTCGCGGTCAGCAACCGCTACGCGCCGGAACACCTGATCCTGGCCCTGCGCGACGCGCGCGCCTGGCTGGGCGAGGTCGAGGCCGCCGGTTCGGTGTTCCTCGGCGACTGGGCGCCGGAGGCGCTGGGCGACTACTGCAGCGGCACCAACCACGTGCTGCCGACCAGCGGCGCGGCGCGCTACGCCGGCGGGGTCAATGTGGCCAGCTTCCAGGTCGCGATCACGGTACAGGAAGTGCAGCCGCAGGGCCTGCGCGCGATCGGCCCCTGTGCGGTCGAACTGGCCACGGCCGAAGGCCTGGACGCGCACCGCGAGGCGGTGGCGCTGCGCTTGCGCGCGGTGGCGGCATGA
- the hisC gene encoding histidinol-phosphate transaminase: MNDDPVMLLREDLRDFAGYSSARSEKRSGRVWLNANEAAWPSVADGEGAVRRYPDPQPAALRERLAQLYGCEPQQLLAGRGSDEAIDLLVRALCRPGGDAIVITPPTFGMYAVCARLHGVRTVEAPLRDTPEGFACDFAALADTVEAQAAKLVFLCSPGNPSGTLLPLDQIAALARRLRGRALVVVDEAYIEFADAASAVSLLGRERNIAVLRTLSKAHALAAARIGAVTADAGLIAALQRCQAPYPLPTPCVGLALRALAEVPLNTTKARTTTAIGERERLAEALRGLPGVRRVYPSQANFLLVRFDDAQAAFDGLLDTGVVVRDVRAAARLDDALRISLGTPEQNAAVIEVLGRIARRAGVAA, from the coding sequence ATGAACGACGATCCCGTAATGCTGTTGCGCGAGGACCTGCGCGATTTCGCCGGCTACAGCTCGGCGCGTAGCGAGAAGCGCAGCGGCCGGGTCTGGCTGAACGCCAACGAGGCGGCTTGGCCGAGCGTGGCCGACGGCGAGGGCGCGGTGCGCCGTTACCCGGACCCGCAGCCGGCGGCGTTGCGCGAGCGCCTGGCCCAGTTGTACGGCTGCGAACCGCAGCAACTGCTGGCCGGGCGCGGCAGCGACGAGGCCATCGACCTGCTGGTGCGGGCGCTGTGCCGGCCCGGCGGCGACGCGATCGTGATCACCCCGCCGACCTTCGGCATGTACGCGGTCTGCGCGCGCCTGCACGGCGTGCGCACCGTCGAAGCGCCGTTGCGCGATACGCCCGAAGGCTTCGCCTGCGATTTCGCCGCGCTGGCCGATACGGTCGAAGCGCAGGCGGCCAAGCTGGTGTTCCTGTGCTCGCCCGGCAATCCCTCCGGCACCCTGCTGCCGCTGGACCAGATCGCCGCCTTGGCGCGGCGCCTGCGCGGCCGCGCCCTAGTGGTGGTCGACGAGGCCTATATCGAATTCGCCGACGCCGCCTCGGCGGTGAGCCTGCTCGGCCGCGAGCGCAACATCGCCGTGCTGCGCACCCTGTCCAAGGCGCATGCGCTGGCCGCGGCGCGGATCGGCGCGGTGACCGCCGATGCCGGCCTGATCGCCGCCTTGCAGCGCTGCCAGGCGCCGTACCCGCTGCCCACGCCCTGCGTCGGCCTGGCCCTGCGCGCCCTGGCCGAGGTGCCGCTGAACACCACCAAGGCGCGCACGACCACCGCGATCGGCGAGCGCGAACGCCTGGCCGAGGCCTTGCGCGGCCTGCCCGGCGTGCGCCGGGTCTACCCGTCGCAGGCCAACTTCCTGCTGGTCCGCTTCGACGACGCCCAGGCCGCGTTCGACGGCCTGCTCGACACCGGCGTGGTGGTGCGCGACGTGCGCGCCGCGGCGCGGCTGGACGACGCGCTGCGGATCAGCCTGGGCACGCCGGAGCAGAACGCGGCGGTGATCGAGGTGCTGGGCCGGATCGCGCGCCGCGCCGGAGTCGCGGCATGA
- the hisB gene encoding bifunctional histidinol-phosphatase/imidazoleglycerol-phosphate dehydratase HisB — MSAGTPILFVDRDGTLIEEPADFQIDSYAKLRFVRGVIPAMLKLRDAGYQFVMVTNQDGLGTESYPRWSFDGPHELMMQVFDSQGIAFREVLIDTSFPAENRPTRKPGIGLALHLLKDRGIDWARSAMVGDRETDNGFADNLGIRAFQLRTEQFGGEWDWAGIAHALADRPRTARVQRNTRETRIEVALDLDRAAEPRVSTGLGFFDHMLEQIGKHGGFALELRCEGDLHIDEHHTIEDSALALGQALREALGDKRGIGRYGFDAAAGEGAGDGDGVQEESTLARPASFVLPMDETLARAALDFSGRPYFVFSGAFARERVGDFPTELVAHFFRSLCETAGLNLNLNVEGDNDHHKIEACFKSVARALRQAIRREGRELPSTKGVL; from the coding sequence ATGAGCGCCGGTACGCCGATCCTGTTCGTCGATCGCGACGGCACCCTGATCGAGGAGCCGGCCGATTTCCAGATCGACAGCTACGCCAAGCTGCGCTTCGTGCGCGGGGTGATCCCGGCGATGCTGAAGCTGCGCGACGCCGGCTACCAGTTCGTGATGGTCACCAACCAGGACGGCCTGGGCACCGAGTCCTATCCGCGCTGGAGCTTCGACGGCCCGCACGAGCTGATGATGCAGGTGTTCGACAGCCAGGGCATCGCGTTCCGCGAGGTTTTGATCGACACCAGCTTCCCGGCCGAGAACCGGCCCACCCGCAAGCCCGGCATCGGCCTGGCCCTGCACCTGCTGAAGGACCGCGGCATCGACTGGGCGCGTTCGGCGATGGTCGGCGACCGCGAGACCGACAACGGCTTCGCCGACAACCTGGGCATCCGCGCGTTCCAGCTGCGCACCGAGCAGTTCGGCGGCGAGTGGGACTGGGCCGGGATCGCGCATGCCCTGGCCGACCGCCCGCGCACCGCGCGGGTGCAGCGCAACACCCGCGAGACCCGGATCGAGGTCGCGCTGGACCTGGACCGCGCGGCCGAGCCGCGGGTCTCGACCGGGCTGGGCTTCTTCGACCACATGCTCGAGCAGATCGGCAAGCACGGCGGTTTCGCCCTGGAACTGCGCTGCGAGGGCGACCTGCACATCGACGAGCACCACACCATCGAGGACAGCGCCCTGGCCCTGGGCCAGGCCCTGCGCGAGGCGCTGGGCGACAAGCGCGGCATCGGCCGCTACGGCTTCGATGCGGCGGCGGGCGAGGGCGCAGGCGACGGCGACGGCGTTCAGGAAGAAAGCACATTAGCCCGGCCGGCCAGCTTCGTCCTGCCGATGGACGAGACCCTGGCGCGGGCGGCGCTGGATTTTTCCGGCCGGCCGTACTTCGTGTTCTCCGGCGCGTTCGCGCGCGAGCGGGTAGGGGATTTCCCCACCGAACTGGTGGCGCACTTCTTCCGTTCGCTGTGCGAAACCGCCGGCCTGAACCTCAATCTGAACGTGGAAGGTGATAACGATCACCACAAGATTGAGGCATGCTTCAAGTCGGTAGCGCGTGCGCTGCGTCAGGCGATCCGTCGCGAAGGTCGCGAGCTGCCGAGTACCAAAGGGGTTCTGTAA
- the hisH gene encoding imidazole glycerol phosphate synthase subunit HisH, translating into MTWVVVVDSGGGNVGSVRYALERLGARSILSADPATIASADRVILPGVGAAAPAMARLRERGLIDPIRRLQQPLLGICLGMQLLYESSEEGEVECLGLLPGRITRLPSGPGVRVPHMGWNLLRQRAPRDRGDALLAGLGERDQAYFVHSYAAPVTQDTLASASYGIDFTAVAGRGNCYGAQFHPERSAAVGSRLLANFLALEG; encoded by the coding sequence ATGACGTGGGTGGTAGTAGTGGATTCGGGGGGGGGGAACGTCGGCTCGGTGCGTTATGCATTGGAGCGGTTGGGCGCGCGTTCGATCCTGAGCGCGGACCCAGCGACGATCGCCTCGGCCGATCGCGTGATCCTGCCGGGCGTGGGCGCCGCCGCCCCCGCCATGGCGCGTCTGCGCGAGCGAGGCCTGATCGACCCGATCCGCCGCTTGCAACAGCCCTTGCTCGGGATCTGCCTGGGAATGCAGCTGTTGTACGAGTCCTCGGAGGAGGGCGAGGTGGAATGCCTCGGCCTGCTTCCGGGCCGTATCACCCGACTGCCATCAGGACCAGGAGTGCGTGTGCCACACATGGGCTGGAACCTCCTCCGCCAACGCGCGCCGCGAGACCGCGGCGACGCCCTGCTCGCCGGGCTCGGCGAGCGCGACCAGGCCTATTTCGTCCACAGCTACGCCGCACCGGTGACCCAGGACACCCTGGCCAGCGCCAGCTACGGCATCGACTTCACCGCCGTGGCCGGGCGCGGCAACTGCTACGGCGCCCAGTTCCACCCCGAACGCTCCGCCGCGGTCGGTTCGCGCCTGCTCGCGAACTTCCTGGCCCTGGAGGGGTGA
- the hisA gene encoding 1-(5-phosphoribosyl)-5-[(5-phosphoribosylamino)methylideneamino]imidazole-4-carboxamide isomerase — protein sequence MGNATLYPAIDVRDGRVVRLHQGDYAQETRYETEPLALATRYAEAGAKWLHLIDLDAARYGGYTLAPLLRAITTSSWMRVQTGGGVRSEADVEAILDAGADRVVVGSLAVKEPEQVIGWFRRFGTERITIALDVRQAGDGGWELPVAGWTEASGARLEPVLERYAGAGLRHLLCTDVSRDGTMAGPNLELYRHLHTIAPQVQVQASGGIRDIADIVAADGVGCSGAVLGKALIEGRFQLGEALRQVRRC from the coding sequence ATGGGCAACGCCACCTTATATCCCGCGATCGACGTGCGCGACGGCCGGGTCGTGCGCCTGCACCAGGGCGACTACGCCCAGGAAACCCGCTACGAGACCGAACCGCTGGCGCTGGCCACCCGCTATGCCGAGGCCGGCGCCAAGTGGCTGCACCTGATCGACCTGGACGCCGCCCGCTACGGCGGCTACACCCTGGCCCCGCTGCTGCGCGCGATCACCACCTCCAGCTGGATGCGGGTGCAGACCGGCGGCGGCGTGCGCAGCGAGGCCGACGTCGAGGCGATCCTGGATGCCGGCGCCGACCGGGTCGTGGTCGGCTCGCTGGCGGTCAAGGAGCCCGAGCAGGTGATCGGCTGGTTCCGCCGCTTCGGCACCGAACGCATCACCATCGCCCTGGACGTGCGCCAGGCCGGCGATGGCGGCTGGGAGCTGCCGGTGGCCGGCTGGACCGAGGCCAGCGGCGCGCGCCTGGAGCCGGTGCTGGAGCGCTATGCCGGCGCCGGCCTGCGCCACCTGCTGTGCACCGACGTATCGCGCGACGGCACCATGGCCGGACCCAACCTGGAGCTGTACCGGCACCTGCACACGATCGCGCCGCAGGTCCAGGTGCAGGCTTCCGGCGGGATCCGCGACATCGCCGACATCGTCGCCGCCGACGGCGTCGGCTGCAGCGGCGCGGTGCTCGGCAAGGCCCTGATCGAAGGCCGGTTCCAGCTCGGCGAGGCGCTGCGCCAGGTGCGCCGATGCTGA
- the hisF gene encoding imidazole glycerol phosphate synthase subunit HisF: MLNAAAPNPTPLSRRIVPCLDVRDGRVVKGVRFRDHVDMGDIVELALRYRDEGADELVFYDITASPQGRSVDRDWVERVSRAIDIPFCVAGGIRSVEDARGVLNAGADKISVNTPALERPALIGEIAAEFGVQCVVVGIDSLRDPDGEWRVRQYTGDPSRTQALARRTLDWVVEAQRLGAGEIVLNCMGSDGVRSGYDIEQLAAVRAVCEVPLVASGGAGAIEHFGAVFRQADVDAALAASVFHSGSIRIPVLKAALREQGVPVRELQ; the protein is encoded by the coding sequence ATGCTGAACGCCGCCGCGCCGAACCCGACCCCGCTGAGCCGGCGCATCGTGCCCTGCCTGGACGTGCGCGACGGCCGGGTGGTCAAGGGCGTGCGCTTCCGCGACCACGTCGACATGGGCGACATCGTCGAGCTGGCGCTGCGCTACCGCGACGAGGGCGCCGACGAACTGGTGTTCTACGACATCACCGCCAGCCCGCAGGGCCGCAGCGTCGACCGCGACTGGGTCGAACGGGTTTCGCGCGCGATCGACATCCCGTTCTGCGTCGCCGGCGGCATCCGCTCGGTCGAGGACGCGCGCGGCGTGCTCAACGCCGGCGCCGACAAGATCTCGGTCAACACCCCGGCGCTGGAGCGGCCGGCGCTGATCGGCGAAATCGCCGCCGAGTTCGGCGTGCAGTGCGTGGTGGTCGGGATCGACAGCCTGCGCGACCCCGACGGCGAATGGCGGGTGCGCCAGTACACCGGCGACCCCAGCCGCACCCAGGCCCTGGCCCGGCGCACCCTGGACTGGGTGGTCGAGGCGCAGCGCCTGGGCGCCGGCGAGATCGTGCTCAACTGCATGGGCAGCGACGGCGTGCGCAGCGGCTACGACATCGAGCAACTGGCCGCGGTGCGGGCGGTGTGCGAGGTGCCGCTGGTCGCTTCCGGCGGCGCCGGCGCGATCGAGCATTTCGGCGCGGTGTTCCGCCAGGCCGATGTCGACGCGGCCTTGGCGGCCAGCGTGTTCCACTCCGGCAGCATCCGCATTCCGGTCCTCAAGGCAGCGTTGCGAGAGCAGGGTGTCCCAGTCCGCGAACTCCAATGA
- the hisIE gene encoding bifunctional phosphoribosyl-AMP cyclohydrolase/phosphoribosyl-ATP diphosphatase HisIE: MSQSANSNDPAASGLDAAQIDALAWDKQDGLLPAVIQDAADLRVLMLGYMDRAALDATLASGHVTFYSRSKQRLWTKGESSGHFLDLVSIQTDCDRDTLLVRAVPHGPTCHLGRASCFPEAPVDALAFLGELDGLIDQRERERPQGSYTTHLFDKGVATIAKKVGEEAVETALAAVGEDDAALCGEAADLLFHLQVLLRARGLSLADAVAVLRARHGQPHRGARRRED; the protein is encoded by the coding sequence GTGTCCCAGTCCGCGAACTCCAATGACCCCGCCGCGTCCGGCCTGGATGCGGCGCAGATCGACGCCCTGGCCTGGGACAAGCAGGACGGCCTGCTGCCGGCGGTGATCCAGGACGCCGCCGACCTGCGCGTGCTGATGCTCGGCTACATGGACCGCGCCGCGCTCGACGCGACCCTGGCCAGCGGCCACGTCACCTTCTACAGCCGCAGCAAGCAGCGGCTATGGACCAAGGGCGAAAGCTCCGGCCACTTCCTCGACCTGGTTTCGATCCAGACCGACTGCGACCGCGACACCTTGCTGGTGCGCGCGGTGCCGCACGGGCCGACCTGCCACCTCGGCCGCGCCAGCTGTTTTCCCGAGGCGCCCGTCGATGCGCTGGCGTTCCTGGGCGAGCTCGACGGCCTGATCGACCAGCGCGAACGCGAGCGCCCGCAGGGCAGCTACACCACTCACCTGTTCGACAAGGGCGTGGCGACGATTGCCAAGAAGGTCGGCGAAGAAGCCGTGGAGACCGCCCTGGCCGCGGTCGGCGAAGACGATGCCGCGCTGTGCGGCGAAGCCGCCGACCTGCTGTTCCACCTGCAGGTGCTGCTGCGCGCGCGCGGCCTGTCGCTGGCCGACGCGGTCGCGGTATTGCGCGCGCGCCACGGCCAGCCGCATCGCGGCGCGCGCCGGCGCGAGGACTGA